The following are from one region of the Littorina saxatilis isolate snail1 linkage group LG4, US_GU_Lsax_2.0, whole genome shotgun sequence genome:
- the LOC138965101 gene encoding cysteine-rich with EGF-like domain protein 2 isoform X2: protein MKLISLALTFVTFLLIVSVIHAKKKKEKGPQCSTCKEIVRNFAKGLERTKKSNYGGGNTDWEESRLGQYANSEVRLTEIMDDLCSDAGKECPQMLEAHEELVEEFWFNSGLAKVEVEFHRYFCIENVKACCPNNTFGPSCKACTGGAERPCKENGECDGQGTREGSGKCKCKLGYSGKECDSCNDGYYEDHKNDTHTVCKVCHISCKTSCSGDGPNTCDECKEGWKNDENTGCQDINECSDDPCKENEYCSNTQGSYSCLRCNVACNGCAGPGADKCAECNDGYLQKDMECLDIDECTSDGHEGRCTLEGQKCINTAGSFKCICQAGFVKDGDGCKLKPKDKSKSEGKKGKDEWQLSRRETDLLISMMAFTGITVIFLVISKLCYLINPFLLSVPVAGYSALVYYLINQYE from the exons ATGAAACTCATATCATTGGCAttaacatttgttacatttttattGATCGTCTCCGTCATCCacgcaaagaagaagaaggagaaaggacCTCAGTGCTCGACTTGTAAAGAGATTGTCAGAAATTTTGCAAAG GGTCTGGAGCGCACCAAAAAGTCCAATTATGGAGGAGGCAACACGGACTGGGAAGAGAGTCGACTCGGTCAATATGCCAACAG CGAAGTGCGTCTGACGGAGATAATGGATGACCTGTGCTCAGATGCAGGAAAAGAG TGTCCTCAAATGCTAGAAGCACATGAAGAACTTGTAGAGGAGTTTTGGTTTAACTCCGGCCTGGCAAAAGTGGAGGTTGAGTTCCACCGCTACTTCTGCATAGAAAATGTTAAAG CATGCTGTCCGAACAACACTTTTGGCCCATCATGTAAGGCCTGCACAGGTGGCGCAGAAAGACCTTGCAAGGAGAATGGAGAGTGTGAT GGTCAAGGCACAAGGGAAGGGTCAGGAAAATGCAAGTGCAAGCTTGGCTACTCAGGGAAAGAGTGTGATAGCTGCAATGATGGATATTACGAAGACCACAAAAATGATACCCACACCGTTTGCAAAG tttgCCATATATCATGCAAGACGTCCTGCTCAGGAGATGGCCCCAACACCTGTGATGAATGCAAGGAGGGCTGGAAAAACGACGAGAACACTGGTTGCCAAG ATATCAATGAATGCTCAGACGACCCCTGCAAGGAGAATGAGTATTGCAGCAACACACAAGGATCCTATTCCTGCCTCC GTTGCAATGTTGCTTGCAATGGCTGCGCAGGGCCAGGGGCTGACAAGTGCGCTGAATGCAATGATGGGTACTTGCAGAAGGACATGGAATGTTTAG ACATTGATGAATGCACAAGCGACGGGCACGAAGGGCGCTGCACATTGGAAGGACAGAAGTGCATCAACACTGCAGGGTCTTTCAAGTGTATCTGCCAGGCAGGCTTCGTCAAGGATGGAGATGGATGCAAGCTCAAACCCAAAG ACAAGTCAAAAAGTgaaggaaagaaaggaaagGATGAGTGGCAATTAAGTCGACGGGAAACAGACCTTTTGATTTCGATGATGGCCTTCACTGGCATTACTGTTATCTTTCTCGTCATCTCTAAGCTCTGTTATCTCATCAACCCCTTTCTGCTCAGTGTTCCTGTTGCTGGCTACTCTGCTCTTGTGTATTACTTGATCAACCAGTATGAGTAG
- the LOC138965101 gene encoding cysteine-rich with EGF-like domain protein 2 isoform X1: MKLISLALTFVTFLLIVSVIHAKKKKEKGPQCSTCKEIVRNFAKGLERTKKSNYGGGNTDWEESRLGQYANSEVRLTEIMDDLCSDAGKESEFQCPQMLEAHEELVEEFWFNSGLAKVEVEFHRYFCIENVKACCPNNTFGPSCKACTGGAERPCKENGECDGQGTREGSGKCKCKLGYSGKECDSCNDGYYEDHKNDTHTVCKVCHISCKTSCSGDGPNTCDECKEGWKNDENTGCQDINECSDDPCKENEYCSNTQGSYSCLRCNVACNGCAGPGADKCAECNDGYLQKDMECLDIDECTSDGHEGRCTLEGQKCINTAGSFKCICQAGFVKDGDGCKLKPKDKSKSEGKKGKDEWQLSRRETDLLISMMAFTGITVIFLVISKLCYLINPFLLSVPVAGYSALVYYLINQYE, encoded by the exons ATGAAACTCATATCATTGGCAttaacatttgttacatttttattGATCGTCTCCGTCATCCacgcaaagaagaagaaggagaaaggacCTCAGTGCTCGACTTGTAAAGAGATTGTCAGAAATTTTGCAAAG GGTCTGGAGCGCACCAAAAAGTCCAATTATGGAGGAGGCAACACGGACTGGGAAGAGAGTCGACTCGGTCAATATGCCAACAG CGAAGTGCGTCTGACGGAGATAATGGATGACCTGTGCTCAGATGCAGGAAAAGAG TCTGAATTTCAGTGTCCTCAAATGCTAGAAGCACATGAAGAACTTGTAGAGGAGTTTTGGTTTAACTCCGGCCTGGCAAAAGTGGAGGTTGAGTTCCACCGCTACTTCTGCATAGAAAATGTTAAAG CATGCTGTCCGAACAACACTTTTGGCCCATCATGTAAGGCCTGCACAGGTGGCGCAGAAAGACCTTGCAAGGAGAATGGAGAGTGTGAT GGTCAAGGCACAAGGGAAGGGTCAGGAAAATGCAAGTGCAAGCTTGGCTACTCAGGGAAAGAGTGTGATAGCTGCAATGATGGATATTACGAAGACCACAAAAATGATACCCACACCGTTTGCAAAG tttgCCATATATCATGCAAGACGTCCTGCTCAGGAGATGGCCCCAACACCTGTGATGAATGCAAGGAGGGCTGGAAAAACGACGAGAACACTGGTTGCCAAG ATATCAATGAATGCTCAGACGACCCCTGCAAGGAGAATGAGTATTGCAGCAACACACAAGGATCCTATTCCTGCCTCC GTTGCAATGTTGCTTGCAATGGCTGCGCAGGGCCAGGGGCTGACAAGTGCGCTGAATGCAATGATGGGTACTTGCAGAAGGACATGGAATGTTTAG ACATTGATGAATGCACAAGCGACGGGCACGAAGGGCGCTGCACATTGGAAGGACAGAAGTGCATCAACACTGCAGGGTCTTTCAAGTGTATCTGCCAGGCAGGCTTCGTCAAGGATGGAGATGGATGCAAGCTCAAACCCAAAG ACAAGTCAAAAAGTgaaggaaagaaaggaaagGATGAGTGGCAATTAAGTCGACGGGAAACAGACCTTTTGATTTCGATGATGGCCTTCACTGGCATTACTGTTATCTTTCTCGTCATCTCTAAGCTCTGTTATCTCATCAACCCCTTTCTGCTCAGTGTTCCTGTTGCTGGCTACTCTGCTCTTGTGTATTACTTGATCAACCAGTATGAGTAG
- the LOC138965101 gene encoding cysteine-rich with EGF-like domain protein 2-B isoform X4 has protein sequence MDDLCSDAGKECPQMLEAHEELVEEFWFNSGLAKVEVEFHRYFCIENVKACCPNNTFGPSCKACTGGAERPCKENGECDGQGTREGSGKCKCKLGYSGKECDSCNDGYYEDHKNDTHTVCKVCHISCKTSCSGDGPNTCDECKEGWKNDENTGCQDINECSDDPCKENEYCSNTQGSYSCLRCNVACNGCAGPGADKCAECNDGYLQKDMECLDIDECTSDGHEGRCTLEGQKCINTAGSFKCICQAGFVKDGDGCKLKPKDKSKSEGKKGKDEWQLSRRETDLLISMMAFTGITVIFLVISKLCYLINPFLLSVPVAGYSALVYYLINQYE, from the exons ATGGATGACCTGTGCTCAGATGCAGGAAAAGAG TGTCCTCAAATGCTAGAAGCACATGAAGAACTTGTAGAGGAGTTTTGGTTTAACTCCGGCCTGGCAAAAGTGGAGGTTGAGTTCCACCGCTACTTCTGCATAGAAAATGTTAAAG CATGCTGTCCGAACAACACTTTTGGCCCATCATGTAAGGCCTGCACAGGTGGCGCAGAAAGACCTTGCAAGGAGAATGGAGAGTGTGAT GGTCAAGGCACAAGGGAAGGGTCAGGAAAATGCAAGTGCAAGCTTGGCTACTCAGGGAAAGAGTGTGATAGCTGCAATGATGGATATTACGAAGACCACAAAAATGATACCCACACCGTTTGCAAAG tttgCCATATATCATGCAAGACGTCCTGCTCAGGAGATGGCCCCAACACCTGTGATGAATGCAAGGAGGGCTGGAAAAACGACGAGAACACTGGTTGCCAAG ATATCAATGAATGCTCAGACGACCCCTGCAAGGAGAATGAGTATTGCAGCAACACACAAGGATCCTATTCCTGCCTCC GTTGCAATGTTGCTTGCAATGGCTGCGCAGGGCCAGGGGCTGACAAGTGCGCTGAATGCAATGATGGGTACTTGCAGAAGGACATGGAATGTTTAG ACATTGATGAATGCACAAGCGACGGGCACGAAGGGCGCTGCACATTGGAAGGACAGAAGTGCATCAACACTGCAGGGTCTTTCAAGTGTATCTGCCAGGCAGGCTTCGTCAAGGATGGAGATGGATGCAAGCTCAAACCCAAAG ACAAGTCAAAAAGTgaaggaaagaaaggaaagGATGAGTGGCAATTAAGTCGACGGGAAACAGACCTTTTGATTTCGATGATGGCCTTCACTGGCATTACTGTTATCTTTCTCGTCATCTCTAAGCTCTGTTATCTCATCAACCCCTTTCTGCTCAGTGTTCCTGTTGCTGGCTACTCTGCTCTTGTGTATTACTTGATCAACCAGTATGAGTAG